One region of Diabrotica undecimpunctata isolate CICGRU chromosome 6, icDiaUnde3, whole genome shotgun sequence genomic DNA includes:
- the LOC140443258 gene encoding uncharacterized protein, which yields MEVKQEFSEETSKVKIEYNDLDDGLLDVFKCEIKEESNRQSTHGIYDYLDLKEYPTNTEVHQDRNNLNQFEENQKTEKGFTQEENKMKIMETFYEHSSHNEDYTSRHAEGKTINKNIKVQTRHGPYKCENCFKQFSKTQSLKKHLRVHTGEKPYKCEICLKQFSEASSLKTHLLVHTGEKPYKCEICLRQFSKTSSLKTHLLVHTGEKSHKCEICFQQFSIAGSLKTHLRIHTGEKPYKCEICFKQFNKAGALKLHLRVHTREKSYKCEICFQQFSQAGSLKRHLRVHTGEKPYKCDICFKQFSEAGSLKKHMRIHTGEKPYQCEICFKQFSQASNLKNHLRIHTGEKPYKCEICFKQFSEADILKRHLKVHTGENPYKCEICLRQFSKTSSLKTHLLVHTGEKSHRCEICFQQFSQASNLKRHLRVHTGEKPYKCEICFTQFSEGVKLKKHLRIHTGEKPYQCEICFKQFSEGVKLKKHLRIHTGEKPYQCEICFKQFSEAGNLKTHLRVHTGEKPYKCDVCFKKFSEAGHLKRHFRVHTGEKPYKCEMCFKKFSEAGNLKTHLRVHTGEKS from the exons ATGGAAGTTAAACAAGAATTTAGTGAGGAGACGTCTAAAGTAAAAATAGAGTATAATGACTTAGATGATGGTCTTCTGGATGTCTTTAAATGTGAAATTAAGGAGGAATCCAATAGACAAAGTACACATGGCATATATGATTATTTAGACTTAAAGGAATATCCTACAAATACTGAAGTACACCAAGATAGAAATAACCTGAAccaatttgaagaaaaccaaaaaactgaaaaag gttttaCTCAGGAGgagaataaaatgaaaattatggaAACATTTTATGAACATTCATCCCATAATGAAGACTATACGAGTCGACACGCCGAAggaaaaactataaataaaaatataaaagttcagACTAGACATGGACCTTACAAATgtgaaaattgttttaaacagttttctaAAACACAgagtttgaaaaaacatttgagggtgcatactggagaaaaaccttacaagtgtgaaatctgTTTAAAGCAGTTTAGTGAAGCCAGTTCTTTAAAAACACATTTGctagtacacactggagaaaaaccttacaagtgtgaaatctgTTTAAGGCAGTTTAGTAAAACAAGTTCTTTAAAAACACATTTActagtacacactggagaaaaatctcacaagtgtgaaatttgttttcagcagTTTAGTATTGCGGGtagtttgaaaacacatttgagaatacacactggagaaaaaccttacaagtgtgaaatctgttttaagcagtttaataAAGCAGGCGCTTTAAAATtacatttgagagtacacaccagagaaaaatcttacaagtgtgaaatttgttttcagcagTTTAGTCAAGCAGGtagtttgaaaagacatttgagagtacacactggagaaaaaccttacaagtgtgacatctgttttaaacagtttagtgaagcaggtagtttgaaaaaacatatgagaatacacactggagaaaaaccttatcagtgtgaaatctgttttaagcagtttagtcaagcaagcaatttaaaaaaccatttgagaatacacactggagaaaaaccttacaagtgtgaaatctgttttaagcagtttagtgaagcagatattttgaaaagacatttgaaagtgcacactggagaaaacccttacaagtgtgaaatctgTTTAAGGCAGTTTAGTAAAACAAGTTCTTTAAAAACACATTTACTAGTACACACAGGAGAAAAATCTCAcaggtgtgaaatttgttttcagcagTTTAGTCAAGCAAgtaatttgaaaagacatttgagagtacacactggagaaaaaccttacaagtgtgaaatctgTTTTACGCAGTTTAGTGAAggagttaaattaaaaaaacatttgagaatacatactggagaaaaaccttatcagtgtgaaatctgttttaagcagtttagtgaaggagttaaattaaaaaaacatttgagaatacacactggagaaaaaccttatcagtgtgaaatctgttttaagcaatttagtgaagcaggtaatttgaaaacacatttgagagtacacactggggaaaaaccttacaagtgtgatgTGTGTTTTAAGAAATTTAGCGAAGCAGgtcatttgaaaagacattttagagtgcacactggagaaaaaccttacaagtgtgaaatgtgttttaagaagtttagcgaagcaggtaatttgaaaactcatttgagagtgcacactggagaaaaatcttaa